A genomic region of Cannabis sativa cultivar Pink pepper isolate KNU-18-1 chromosome 1, ASM2916894v1, whole genome shotgun sequence contains the following coding sequences:
- the LOC133033532 gene encoding peroxidase 27-like — protein sequence MASQKVLICFALQLIFIFSVLHHTANAQGLKVGFYKNTCPKAEAIVAQITHDTVKVAPTLAAPLMRMHYHDCFVRGCEGSLLLNSATNQSEKFATPNLSLRGFQIIDKIKTALEKECPQVVSCADIVALVARDSVAALNGPTWEVETGRRDGRVSNITEALRQLVPPFANITALRTAFSTRGLSAKDIAVLSGAHTIGTSHCTAFNNRLYNFTGKGDTDPTLDSEYIDELKKKCKPADRTTLVEMDPGSFKTFDVKYFQVVAKRRGLFSSDSALLDDSETKTYVLSHASSSGTSSFFKDFGVSMVNMGRLGVLTGSAGEIRKVCSAVN from the exons ATGGCAAGTCAAAAGGTTTTAATATGTTTCGCTTTACAATTGATTTTTATATTCTCAGTCCTTCACCACACAGCAAACGCTCAGGGATTGAAAGTTGGGTTCTATAAAAATACATGCCCAAAAGCAGAGGCAATTGTAGCACAAATCACACACGATACTGTGAAAGTTGCACCCACATTGGCTGCCCCTTTGATGAGAATGCATTATCATGATTGTTTTGTTAGG GGTTGTGAAGGTTCATTATTGTTGAATTCAGCCACTAATCAGTCTGAGAAGTTCGCCACTCCTAATTTGAGCCTTCGAGGTTTCCAAATTATCGATAAAATCAAGACTGCGTTAGAAAAGGAGTGCCCACAAGTGGTTTCGTGTGCTGACATAGTGGCCCTTGTTGCCAGGGATTCAGTTGCGGCG ttgAATGGACCAACCTGGGAAGTTGAAACTGGAAGAAGAGACGGAAGAGTTTCGAATATAACCGAGGCCTTAAGACAACTAGTTCCGCCTTTCGCCAATATCACTGCGCTAAGAACAGCCTTTTCAACCAGGGGTTTAAGTGCAAAAGACATAGCAGTGCTCTCAG GTGCACACACCATTGGAACTTCACACTGCACTGCCTTCAACAACCGTCTATACAACTTCACCGGAAAAGGTGATACCGACCCAACATTGGATTCAGAGTACATTGATGAACTTAAAAAGAAGTGCAAGCCTGCTGACCGGACTACATTGGTGGAGATGGACCCAGGAAGTTTCAAGACCTTTGATGTTAAATACTTCCAAGTGGTGGCCAAGAGAAGGGGTCTCTTCTCATCAGACTCTGCACTTCTCGACGACAGTGAGACTAAAACTTATGTTCTGAGCCACGCATCTAGCTCTGGAACATCCTCTTTCTTTAAAGATTTCGGTGTTTCCATGGTCAACATGGGAAGGCTTGGAGTTCTCACTGGATCAGCTGGTGAAATTAGGAAGGTCTGCTCCgcggttaattaa
- the LOC115707503 gene encoding peroxidase 27, whose translation MASQKVLLCFALQLIFVLSAFHHTANAQAQGLKVGFYANTCPKAETIVTQIIFQTMAVAPSLGAPLMRMHFHDCFVRGCEGSVLLNSATNQSEKFATPNLSLRGFQIIDKIKVALEKECPGVVSCADVLALAARDSVAALNGPTWAVETGRRDGVVSNITEALFGLPAPFSNITTLKNDFTSRGLSVKDLAVLSGGHTIGTSHCTAFNNRLYNFTGNGDTDPSLDSEYIDKLKMKCKPADQTTLVEMDPGSFKTFDVEYFSLVAKRRGLFTSDAALLDDSETKAYVVNHATASGTATFFKDFGVSMVNMGRVGVLTGSAGEIRKVCTKIN comes from the exons ATGGCTAGCCAAAAAGTTCTATTATGTTTTGCTCTACAATTGATTTTCGTACTCTCTGCCTTTCACCACACTGCAAACGCTCAAGCACAGGGATTGAAAGTTGGATTCTATGCAAATACATGCCCAAAAGCAGAGACTATTGTAACGCAAATCATATTTCAAACTATGGCAGTAGCACCATCACTTGGTGCCCCTCTAATGAGAATGCATTTTCATGATTGTTTTGTTAGG GGTTGTGAAGGTTCAGTGCTGTTGAATTCCGCCACTAACCAGTCCGAGAAATTTGCCACGCCTAATTTGAGCCTTCGTGGTTTCCAAATTATTGACAAAATTAAGGTTGCATTAGAAAAAGAGTGTCCTGGAGTGGTTTCGTGCGCCGATGTATTGGCCTTAGCAGCCAGGGATTCGGTGGCTGCG TTGAATGGACCAACCTGGGCAGTTGAAACTGGAAGAAGAGACGGTGTAGTTTCGAATATAACTGAGGCCCTCTTTGGCCTTCCTGCACCTTTTTCAAACATTACTACGCTAAAAAATGACTTCACAAGCAGAGGTTTAAGCGTAAAAGACTTAGCAGTGCTCTCAG GTGGACACACCATTGGAACTTCACACTGCACTGCCTTCAACAACCGTCTTTACAACTTCACCGGAAACGGCGATACCGACCCCAGCTTGGATTCTGAGTACATTGACAAACTTAAGATGAAGTGCAAGCCTGCTGATCAGACCACATTAGTGGAGATGGACCCAGGAAGTTTCAAGACCTTTGATGTTGAATACTTCAGCCTCGTGGCCAAGAGAAGAGGTCTCTTCACATCAGATGCTGCGCTTCTTGACGACAGTGAGACTAAGGCTTACGTTGTGAATCACGCCACAGCCTCCGGAACAGCCACTTTCTTCAAGGACTTTGGTGTTTCCATGGTCAACATGGGAAGGGTTGGAGTTCTCACCGGTTCAGCTGGTGAAATCAGGAAGGTCTGCACCAAGATTAACTAA
- the LOC115707505 gene encoding peroxidase 27 — MANQKVLLCFALQLIFVISALHHTANAQAQGLKVGFYAHTCPKAEAIVTQIIHQTMAVAPSLGAPLMRMHFHDCFVRGCEGSVLLNSATNQSEKFAIPNLSLRGFQIIDKIKVALEKECPGIVSCADVLALAARDSVAALHGPTWAVETGRRDGVVSNMTEALFGLPAPFSNITTLKKDFTSRGLSVKDLAVLSGGHTIGTSHCSSFNNRLYNFSGKNDSDPTLDSEYVDRLKMKCKPADPITLVEMDPGSFKTFDVKYFDLVAKRRGLFTSDAALLDDSETKAYVVNHATASGTASFFKDFGVSMVNMGRVGVLTGSAGQIRKVCTKIN; from the exons ATGGCTAACCAAAAGGTTTTATTATGTTTTGCTCTACAATTGATTTTCGTAATCTCTGCCCTTCACCACACTGCAAATGCTCAGGCACAGGGGTTGAAAGTTGGATTCTATGCACATACATGCCCAAAAGCAGAGGCTATTGTAACTCAAATCATACATCAAACTATGGCAGTAGCACCATCACTTGGTGCCCCTCTGATGAGAATGCATTTTCATGATTGTTTTGTTAGG GGTTGTGAAGGTTCAGTACTGTTGAATTCTGCCACAAACCAGTCTGAGAAATTCGCCATACCGAACTTGAGTCTTCGAGGTTTCCAAATTATTGACAAGATTAAGGTTGCATTAGAAAAAGAGTGCCCTGGAATTGTTTCGTGCGCTGACGTATTGGCCCTAGCCGCAAGGGATTCGGTAGCTGCG TTGCATGGACCAACTTGGGCAGTTGAAACTGGAAGAAGAGACGGTGTAGTTTCGAATATGACCGAGGCCCTGTTTGGCCTACCTGCACCTTTTTCAAACATTACTACTCTCAAAAAAGACTTCACAAGCAGAGGTTTAAGCGTAAAAGATTTAGCAGTGCTCTCAGGTGGACACACCATTGGAACTTCACACTGCTCTTCTTTCAACAACCGTCTTTACAACTTCTCTGGAAAGAACGATTCAGACCCAACCTTGGATTCTGAGTACGTTGACAGACTTAAGATGAAGTGCAAGCCTGCTGACCCTATAACATTGGTGGAGATGGACCCAGGAAGTTTCAAGACCTTTGATGTCAAATACTTCGACCTCGTTGCCAAGAGAAGAGGCCTCTTCACATCAGATGCTGCGCTTCTTGACGACAGTGAGACTAAGGCTTACGTTGTGAATCACGCCACAGCATCTGGAACAGCCAGTTTCTTCAAGGACTTTGGTGTTTCCATGGTCAACATGGGAAGGGTTGGAGTTCTCACCGGTTCAGCTGGTCAAATCAGGAAGGTCTGCACCAAGATTAACTAA